A window of Kribbella amoyensis contains these coding sequences:
- the ligA gene encoding NAD-dependent DNA ligase LigA, whose translation MSTEIPETSAADQPAAPPDVRQRHAALSREIEEHRFRYYLATSTISDADFDALMHELQGIEEEYQELRTPDSPTQKVGVPISTLFAPVEHPTRMESLANAFSAEQMDAWAKRLEREVTGRQIHDSGFLCELKVDGLALDLIYRDGVLVSGATRGDGRTGEDVTPNVRTIAIIPNELHGDDLPAFLEVRGEVYFRVEDFEQLNAQLVEAGKDPFSNPRNSAAGSLRQKDPRVSAQRPLRFVVHGLGKVEGYRVGRLSSAYDQLKAWGLPVSDRARKVETLDQVNEFIAYYGENRHSVDHEIDGVVVKVDEVDLQRALGSTSSAPRWAIAYKYPPEEVTTKLLDIEVNVGRTGRVTPYGRMEPVRVAGSTVEFATLHNAQEVERKGVWIGDTVVLRKAGDVIPEILGPVVELRPDDARQFVMPTECPSCETTLRPMKEADVDIRCPNAQSCPAQLRERLFHLAGRSAFDIEVLGFKAADALIGDDLITDEGDLFGITEEDLNRSAFFTTKAGALSANAKRLLANLDQAKTQQLSRGLVALSIRHVGPTAAAALAAAYDDIDAIEAASEEELARIEGVGPTIAHAVIEWFGVDWHAEIVRKWKAAGVQLRQERTGPTVEQTLTGLSVVVTGTVEGFSRDEATEAIVSRGGKAASSVSKKTSFVVVGDSPGSKYDKAVQLGVPILDAAGFRVLLERGSDAAAEVAVRPEPGDG comes from the coding sequence ATGAGCACGGAGATCCCCGAGACTTCCGCCGCCGACCAGCCGGCCGCTCCGCCCGACGTGCGGCAGCGCCACGCCGCGTTGAGCCGGGAGATCGAGGAGCACCGGTTCCGCTACTACCTGGCCACCTCGACGATCTCCGATGCCGACTTCGACGCGTTGATGCACGAGCTGCAGGGCATCGAGGAGGAGTACCAGGAGCTCCGGACGCCGGACTCCCCGACGCAGAAGGTCGGGGTGCCGATCTCCACGTTGTTCGCCCCGGTGGAGCACCCGACCCGGATGGAGAGCCTGGCGAACGCGTTCTCCGCCGAGCAGATGGACGCCTGGGCGAAGCGGCTGGAGCGCGAGGTCACCGGCCGGCAGATCCACGACTCCGGGTTCCTCTGCGAGCTCAAGGTGGACGGTCTCGCGCTCGACCTGATCTACCGCGACGGCGTCCTGGTCAGCGGCGCCACCCGCGGCGACGGCCGGACCGGCGAGGACGTCACGCCGAACGTCCGCACCATCGCGATCATCCCGAACGAGCTGCACGGCGACGACCTGCCCGCGTTCCTCGAGGTCCGCGGCGAGGTGTACTTCCGGGTCGAGGACTTCGAGCAGCTGAACGCCCAGCTCGTCGAGGCCGGCAAGGACCCGTTCTCCAACCCGCGCAACAGCGCCGCCGGATCGCTCCGGCAGAAGGACCCGCGCGTCTCGGCCCAACGCCCGCTGCGCTTCGTCGTCCACGGCCTCGGCAAGGTCGAGGGGTACCGCGTGGGCCGGCTCTCCTCGGCGTACGACCAGCTGAAGGCGTGGGGGCTGCCGGTCAGCGACCGGGCCCGCAAGGTCGAGACGCTCGACCAGGTCAACGAGTTCATCGCGTACTACGGGGAGAACCGGCACTCCGTCGACCACGAGATCGACGGCGTCGTGGTCAAGGTCGACGAGGTGGACCTGCAGCGCGCGCTCGGGTCCACGTCGAGCGCGCCGCGCTGGGCGATCGCGTACAAGTACCCGCCGGAGGAGGTCACCACCAAGCTGCTCGACATCGAGGTGAACGTCGGCCGTACCGGCCGGGTCACCCCGTACGGGCGGATGGAACCGGTCCGGGTGGCTGGGTCCACGGTGGAGTTCGCGACCCTGCACAACGCGCAGGAGGTCGAGCGCAAGGGCGTCTGGATCGGCGACACCGTGGTGCTGCGCAAGGCCGGTGACGTGATCCCGGAGATCCTCGGCCCGGTGGTCGAGCTGCGGCCGGACGACGCGCGGCAGTTCGTGATGCCGACCGAGTGCCCGTCCTGCGAGACCACGCTGCGGCCGATGAAGGAAGCGGACGTGGACATCCGCTGCCCCAACGCGCAGTCCTGCCCCGCGCAACTGCGGGAGCGGTTGTTCCACCTGGCGGGCCGGTCCGCGTTCGACATCGAGGTGCTCGGGTTCAAGGCCGCCGACGCGCTGATCGGCGACGACCTGATCACCGACGAGGGCGACCTGTTCGGCATCACCGAGGAGGACCTGAACCGCAGCGCCTTCTTCACCACCAAGGCCGGCGCCCTGTCCGCGAACGCGAAGCGCCTGCTCGCCAACCTCGACCAGGCCAAGACCCAGCAGCTGTCCCGCGGCCTGGTCGCGCTGTCGATCCGCCATGTCGGACCGACCGCGGCCGCCGCCCTCGCCGCGGCGTACGACGACATCGACGCGATCGAGGCCGCGAGCGAGGAGGAGCTGGCCCGGATCGAGGGCGTCGGGCCGACCATCGCGCACGCCGTGATCGAGTGGTTCGGAGTGGACTGGCACGCCGAGATCGTGCGGAAGTGGAAGGCGGCCGGCGTCCAGCTGCGCCAGGAGCGGACCGGCCCCACTGTCGAGCAGACGCTGACCGGGTTGTCGGTCGTGGTCACCGGCACGGTCGAGGGATTCAGCCGGGACGAGGCGACCGAGGCGATCGTGTCCCGGGGCGGCAAGGCGGCGAGCTCGGTGTCGAAGAAGACCTCGTTCGTGGTCGTCGGCGACTCGCCCGGATCCAAGTACGACAAGGCGGTCCAGCTCGGCGTGCCGATCCTGGACGCGGCCGGCTTCCGGGTGCTGCTGGAGCGGGGCTCCGACGCCGCCGCGGAAGTGGCGGTCCGGCCCGAGCCGGGCGACGGCTGA
- the mnmA gene encoding tRNA 2-thiouridine(34) synthase MnmA codes for MRVLAAMSGGVDSAVAAARMAEAGHDVVGVHLALSRNPQSYRSGARGCCTIEDSRDARRAADVIGIPFYVWDLAERFHADVVEDFVAEYAAGRTPNPCLRCNEKVKFSAVLERALALDFDAVATGHYAQIVETPEGRELHRAVDHGKDQSYVLGVLTQEQLRHAFFPLGDTPKSEVRAEAERRGLSVAAKPDSHDICFIADGNTPGFLSKHLGEAPGDIVDSDGNKLGEHQGTHGFTVGQRKGLRIGTPAADGKPRFVLDISPVERTVTVGSREELAVESLTASKPRWCGPTPAGTLHVKAQLRAHGEEVAVTARLADDRVLVDFDEPASAVAPGQAVVLYDGTRVIGSATIDTIQRAAAKV; via the coding sequence ATGCGGGTACTCGCAGCCATGTCGGGCGGGGTCGACTCCGCCGTCGCGGCGGCGCGGATGGCCGAGGCAGGGCACGACGTGGTCGGTGTGCACCTGGCGTTGAGCCGCAACCCACAGTCGTACCGCAGCGGCGCCCGTGGTTGCTGCACGATCGAGGACTCCCGGGACGCCCGGCGGGCCGCGGACGTGATCGGCATCCCGTTCTACGTCTGGGACCTGGCCGAGCGGTTCCACGCGGACGTGGTCGAGGACTTCGTCGCTGAGTACGCGGCCGGCCGGACGCCGAACCCGTGCCTGCGGTGCAACGAGAAGGTCAAGTTCAGCGCGGTCCTCGAGCGGGCCCTCGCGCTGGACTTCGACGCCGTCGCGACCGGCCACTACGCGCAGATCGTGGAGACGCCCGAGGGCCGTGAGCTACACCGCGCGGTCGACCACGGCAAGGACCAGTCGTACGTGCTCGGCGTGCTCACCCAGGAGCAGTTGCGGCACGCGTTCTTCCCGCTCGGCGACACCCCCAAGTCCGAGGTCCGGGCCGAGGCCGAGCGCCGCGGCTTGTCGGTGGCGGCCAAGCCGGACAGTCACGACATCTGCTTCATTGCCGACGGCAACACTCCGGGATTCCTCAGCAAGCACCTCGGCGAGGCGCCCGGCGACATCGTCGACTCCGACGGCAACAAGCTCGGCGAGCACCAGGGCACGCACGGCTTCACCGTCGGCCAGCGCAAGGGACTGCGGATCGGCACCCCGGCCGCGGACGGCAAGCCGCGGTTCGTGCTCGACATCAGCCCGGTCGAGCGCACCGTCACGGTCGGCTCGCGCGAGGAGCTCGCGGTCGAGAGCCTGACCGCGTCCAAGCCGCGCTGGTGCGGTCCGACCCCGGCCGGGACGCTGCACGTGAAGGCCCAGCTGCGCGCCCACGGCGAGGAGGTCGCGGTCACCGCGCGGCTGGCGGACGACCGCGTCCTGGTCGACTTCGACGAGCCCGCGTCCGCGGTCGCGCCCGGCCAGGCGGTCGTGTTGTACGACGGCACCCGCGTGATCGGGTCCGCCACCATCGACACGATCCAGCGCGCCGCCGCCAAGGTCTGA
- the gatA gene encoding Asp-tRNA(Asn)/Glu-tRNA(Gln) amidotransferase subunit GatA, translating to MNDLIRKTAVELAELMSSGQASAVEITQAHLDRIEAVDGAVHAFLHVDSEGALAQAAAVDAQRAAGEHLGPLAGVPLALKDVLTQEGVPTTAGSKMLEGWKPPYDSTVVQRLKAAGVVILGKTNMDEFAMGSSTENSAYGTTHNPWDLTRIPGGSGGGSSAAIAAYEAPLAIGTDTGGSIRQPGAFTGTVGVKPTYGGTSRYGLIALASSLDTPGPCARTTLDAALLHEVIAGHDVMDSTSIEQPVPPVVEAARRADVAGLRVGVVKELGGEGYQPGVEARFHEAVELLTKLGAEVVEVSCPHFQYALPAYYLILPSEASSNLAKFDAMRYGLRVGDDGTNSAETVMSLTREAGFGAEVKRRIMLGTHALSSGYYDAYYGQAQKVRTLIARDFEKAYEQVDVLVSPATPTTAFAIGDRVNDPIAMYKNDLCTIPSNLAGNAAASFPCGLADEDGLPVGFHVMAPVLRDDLCYQVGGALEAALADQWGGVLMTKAPELEVTR from the coding sequence ATGAACGACCTGATCCGCAAGACCGCGGTCGAGCTGGCCGAGCTGATGTCGTCCGGGCAGGCCAGCGCGGTGGAGATCACCCAGGCCCACCTGGACCGGATCGAGGCCGTCGACGGTGCGGTGCACGCGTTCCTGCACGTCGATTCCGAGGGCGCGCTCGCGCAGGCCGCCGCCGTGGACGCCCAGCGCGCGGCTGGTGAGCACCTCGGCCCACTGGCCGGTGTCCCGCTGGCGCTGAAGGACGTGCTGACCCAGGAGGGCGTGCCGACCACGGCCGGCTCGAAGATGCTCGAGGGCTGGAAGCCGCCGTACGACTCCACCGTCGTGCAGCGGCTGAAGGCGGCCGGCGTCGTGATCCTCGGTAAGACCAACATGGACGAGTTCGCGATGGGCTCCTCCACCGAGAACTCGGCCTACGGCACCACCCACAACCCGTGGGACCTGACCAGGATCCCCGGTGGTTCCGGGGGTGGCTCCTCGGCCGCCATCGCCGCGTACGAGGCACCGCTCGCGATCGGTACCGACACCGGCGGCTCGATCCGGCAGCCCGGTGCGTTCACCGGCACGGTCGGCGTCAAGCCCACCTACGGCGGCACCTCGCGGTACGGGCTGATCGCGCTGGCGTCGAGCCTGGACACCCCGGGTCCGTGTGCCCGCACCACCCTGGACGCGGCCCTGCTGCACGAGGTGATCGCCGGCCACGACGTGATGGACTCCACCTCGATCGAGCAGCCGGTCCCGCCGGTCGTCGAGGCGGCCCGCCGGGCCGACGTCGCCGGCCTGCGGGTCGGCGTCGTCAAGGAGCTCGGCGGCGAGGGGTACCAGCCGGGCGTCGAGGCCCGGTTCCACGAGGCCGTCGAGCTGCTCACCAAGCTCGGTGCCGAAGTGGTCGAGGTGTCCTGCCCGCACTTCCAGTACGCGCTGCCCGCGTACTACCTGATCCTGCCGAGCGAGGCCTCGTCCAACCTGGCCAAGTTCGACGCGATGCGGTACGGCCTGCGGGTCGGCGACGACGGTACGAACAGCGCCGAGACGGTGATGAGCCTGACCCGGGAGGCCGGCTTCGGTGCCGAGGTCAAGCGGCGCATCATGCTCGGCACGCACGCGCTGTCCAGCGGGTACTACGACGCCTACTACGGTCAGGCGCAGAAGGTCCGCACGCTGATCGCGCGGGACTTCGAGAAGGCGTACGAGCAGGTCGACGTGCTGGTCTCGCCGGCCACCCCGACCACGGCGTTCGCGATCGGCGACCGGGTGAACGACCCGATCGCGATGTACAAGAACGACCTCTGCACGATCCCGTCCAACCTGGCCGGCAACGCGGCCGCGTCGTTCCCGTGCGGCCTGGCCGACGAGGACGGCCTGCCGGTCGGCTTCCACGTGATGGCGCCGGTGCTGCGCGACGACCTGTGCTACCAGGTCGGCGGAGCGCTGGAGGCCGCGCTGGCCGACCAATGGGGTGGCGTGCTGATGACGAAGGCTCCGGAGCTGGAGGTGACCCGATGA
- the gatC gene encoding Asp-tRNA(Asn)/Glu-tRNA(Gln) amidotransferase subunit GatC: MPSITREEVAHLARLARIELTDDELDHLAPQLDQIIALVGQVSEVAADDIPPTSHALPLTNVMRADVNVPCLTPEQALSGAPAAEEQRFRVPRILEED; the protein is encoded by the coding sequence ATGCCATCCATTACCCGCGAAGAGGTCGCGCATCTGGCGCGACTGGCGCGGATCGAGCTCACCGACGACGAGCTCGACCACCTCGCACCCCAGCTCGACCAGATCATCGCCCTGGTCGGCCAGGTCAGCGAGGTGGCCGCCGACGACATCCCGCCGACCTCCCACGCCCTGCCGCTCACCAACGTGATGCGCGCGGACGTGAACGTGCCGTGCCTGACGCCGGAGCAGGCGCTGTCCGGCGCGCCGGCCGCGGAGGAGCAGCGCTTCCGGGTGCCGCGGATCCTGGAGGAGGACTGA
- the gatB gene encoding Asp-tRNA(Asn)/Glu-tRNA(Gln) amidotransferase subunit GatB: MTVDVVEIDDALAQYDPVMGLEVHVELNTVSKMFCGCPTTFGAEPNTQTCPVCLGLPGALPVVNARAVESAIKIGLALNCEIAEWCRFARKNYFYPDMPKNFQTSQYDEPIAFNGWTEVVVDGETYRIEIERAHMEEDTGKSTHVGGATGRIHGASHSLVDYNRAGIPLIEIVTKTIEVPGEKAAAVARAYVSMLRDLLLALGVSDVRMDQGSLRCDANVSLKPSGSSTFGTRTETKNVNSFRSVERAVTYEITRQAAVLNSGGKVVQETRHWHEDTGITTSGREKSDAEDYRYFPEPDLVPVAPSREWVEEIRGTLPEAPSTRRARLQAEWGFTDLEMRDVVNGNALEPIVATVELGVTPAAAKKWWLGELARSANETGTELDALGVGPAEVAEVQKLVDEGALNDKLARQVFDGLLKGEGTPAEIIEARGLALVSDDSALIEAIDRAIAANPDVVEKVNSGKPAAAGALIGAVMKDMRGQADAAKVRELLNAKLGI, from the coding sequence ATGACCGTGGACGTGGTCGAGATCGACGACGCGCTCGCGCAGTACGACCCGGTGATGGGCCTCGAGGTCCACGTCGAGCTGAACACCGTGTCGAAGATGTTCTGCGGCTGCCCGACGACGTTCGGCGCCGAGCCGAACACGCAGACCTGCCCGGTCTGTCTCGGGCTGCCGGGCGCGCTGCCGGTGGTGAACGCGCGCGCCGTGGAGTCCGCGATCAAGATCGGTCTCGCGCTGAACTGCGAGATCGCCGAGTGGTGCCGGTTCGCCCGGAAGAACTACTTCTACCCGGACATGCCGAAGAACTTCCAGACCTCCCAGTACGACGAGCCGATCGCGTTCAACGGCTGGACCGAGGTCGTCGTCGACGGCGAGACGTACCGGATCGAGATCGAGCGCGCGCACATGGAGGAGGACACCGGCAAGTCGACCCACGTGGGCGGCGCGACCGGGCGGATCCACGGTGCCTCGCACTCGCTGGTCGACTACAACCGGGCCGGGATCCCGCTGATCGAGATCGTCACCAAGACGATCGAGGTCCCGGGGGAGAAGGCCGCGGCCGTCGCCCGGGCGTACGTGAGCATGCTGCGCGACCTGCTGCTCGCCCTCGGCGTGTCCGACGTGCGGATGGACCAGGGCTCGCTGCGCTGCGACGCGAACGTGTCACTCAAGCCGAGCGGGTCCAGCACCTTCGGCACCCGGACCGAGACCAAGAACGTGAACTCGTTCCGCTCGGTCGAGCGCGCGGTGACGTACGAGATCACCCGGCAGGCCGCGGTGCTGAACTCGGGCGGCAAGGTCGTCCAGGAGACCCGGCACTGGCACGAGGACACCGGCATCACCACCTCGGGCCGGGAGAAGTCCGACGCCGAGGACTACCGGTACTTCCCGGAGCCCGACCTGGTCCCGGTCGCGCCGTCGCGCGAGTGGGTCGAGGAGATCCGTGGCACGTTGCCGGAGGCCCCGTCCACCCGGCGGGCCCGGCTGCAGGCGGAGTGGGGCTTCACCGACCTGGAGATGCGCGACGTCGTCAACGGCAACGCGCTCGAGCCGATCGTCGCCACCGTCGAGCTGGGGGTCACCCCGGCGGCGGCGAAGAAGTGGTGGCTCGGTGAGCTGGCCCGCTCGGCGAACGAGACCGGGACCGAGCTCGACGCGCTCGGGGTCGGCCCGGCCGAGGTCGCCGAGGTGCAGAAGCTGGTCGACGAGGGCGCGCTGAACGACAAGCTCGCGCGGCAGGTCTTCGACGGCCTGCTCAAGGGCGAGGGCACGCCGGCCGAGATCATCGAGGCCCGCGGGCTCGCGCTGGTGTCGGACGACTCGGCGCTGATCGAGGCGATCGACCGTGCCATCGCGGCGAACCCGGACGTGGTCGAGAAGGTCAACTCCGGCAAGCCCGCCGCGGCCGGCGCGCTGATCGGCGCGGTGATGAAGGACATGCGTGGCCAGGCCGACGCCGCCAAGGTCCGCGAGCTGCTGAACGCCAAGCTCGGGATCTGA
- a CDS encoding general stress protein, with translation MSASSFGEAQQTVEELHAAGIGRSSLDIVGADLRLADRPSRGTVWRSTRTAAAYGAAVGLLLGVFITLVAETSLTGLYVVAWGLVYGVLLGTLFGFFHGLIRHRPDLENQEVVATRYEVRCVEAEASVAKAVLLTSRHEPTDDSLTDAA, from the coding sequence GTGTCCGCCAGCAGCTTCGGCGAAGCGCAGCAGACGGTCGAGGAGTTGCACGCGGCCGGGATCGGCCGAAGCAGCCTCGACATCGTCGGCGCCGATCTCCGGCTGGCCGACAGACCGAGCCGTGGGACCGTCTGGCGCTCCACCCGAACAGCCGCGGCGTACGGCGCCGCGGTCGGCCTGCTGCTCGGCGTGTTCATCACCCTGGTCGCCGAGACCAGCCTGACCGGGTTGTACGTGGTGGCCTGGGGCCTCGTGTACGGCGTGCTGCTCGGCACCCTCTTCGGGTTCTTCCACGGGCTGATCCGCCATCGCCCGGACCTGGAGAACCAGGAGGTCGTCGCGACCCGCTACGAGGTCCGCTGCGTCGAGGCGGAGGCGTCCGTAGCGAAGGCGGTCTTGCTCACTTCACGGCACGAGCCCACGGACGACAGCCTCACCGACGCCGCATAA
- a CDS encoding cysteine desulfurase family protein: MTASDRRTVYLDHAATTPMLPAAIEVMTHHLARTGNASSLHGSGRAARRTVEESRETIAAALNAQPSEVVFTSGGTEADNLALKGLWWARLKEDPKRRRILLSGVEHHAVLDPAIWLGQHEGAEIEWLGVDELGRVRPDEVRAAIATDPASVSFVTLMMANNEVGTLQPVREVAELAAEYGIPVHTDAVQAVGQIPVDFAALGVDAMTVSAHKLGGPYGIGALVVHKETQLVPIVHGGGQERDVRSGTLDAPATAGFAVAAEYAVKHQADEATRLSVLRDALVAGVTGTVPGAKLSGDPVHRLPGNAHLSFKDCEGDSLLLLLDARGIEVSTGSACNAGVAEPSHVLLAMGYDDQRARGSLRFTLGHTSTQADIDAVLTTIGPVVERAMSAGLQNVGRNS; encoded by the coding sequence ATGACTGCTTCCGACCGCCGCACGGTGTACCTCGATCACGCGGCGACGACTCCGATGCTGCCGGCGGCGATCGAGGTGATGACCCACCACCTCGCGCGCACCGGTAACGCGTCGTCCCTGCACGGGTCCGGCCGGGCCGCGCGGCGGACCGTGGAGGAGTCGCGGGAGACGATCGCCGCCGCGCTCAACGCGCAGCCCAGCGAGGTGGTGTTCACCTCCGGCGGCACCGAGGCGGACAACCTGGCGCTCAAGGGCCTGTGGTGGGCCCGGCTCAAGGAGGACCCGAAGCGCCGCCGGATCCTGCTCAGCGGCGTCGAGCACCACGCGGTCCTCGATCCGGCGATCTGGCTCGGGCAGCACGAGGGCGCCGAGATCGAGTGGCTCGGAGTCGACGAGCTCGGCCGGGTCCGGCCGGACGAGGTCCGCGCCGCGATCGCGACGGACCCGGCGTCCGTGTCGTTCGTCACGCTGATGATGGCGAACAACGAGGTCGGCACGCTGCAGCCGGTCCGCGAGGTCGCCGAGCTCGCCGCGGAGTACGGCATCCCCGTGCACACCGACGCGGTCCAGGCGGTCGGGCAGATCCCGGTGGACTTCGCGGCGCTGGGCGTCGACGCGATGACGGTGTCCGCGCACAAGCTGGGTGGTCCGTACGGAATCGGCGCGCTGGTGGTCCACAAGGAGACCCAGCTGGTCCCGATCGTGCACGGCGGCGGCCAGGAGCGCGACGTACGGTCCGGCACGCTGGACGCGCCCGCTACGGCCGGGTTCGCGGTGGCGGCCGAGTACGCGGTGAAGCACCAGGCCGACGAGGCGACGCGGTTGTCGGTACTGCGGGACGCGCTCGTTGCCGGGGTCACCGGTACGGTGCCGGGCGCGAAGTTGTCGGGCGATCCGGTGCACCGCTTGCCCGGTAACGCACACTTGTCGTTCAAGGACTGCGAGGGTGACTCGCTGCTGCTCCTGCTGGACGCCCGGGGCATCGAGGTGTCCACCGGCTCCGCGTGCAACGCGGGGGTCGCGGAGCCGAGTCACGTGCTGCTGGCGATGGGGTACGACGACCAGCGGGCGCGCGGGTCGCTCCGCTTCACCCTGGGACACACCAGTACCCAGGCGGACATCGACGCGGTCCTGACGACGATCGGACCGGTGGTCGAGCGGGCGATGTCCGCGGGACTGCAGAACGTGGGAAGGAACAGCTGA
- a CDS encoding ACT domain-containing protein: MFLLRLILPDRPGSLGTVATALGAVNADIHAIEIVEHRRENGTAVDDVVVDLPPGVLPDRLVSACNSVEDVEVIWFSRYGAGGGLHMDLEAVEQMTSAPREAIDILVEQAPAVLHADWAALLDGTGGEVKVALETSATPEFDGLADPWLPLAKATTLAPPANHKGLSESVLVASPLESDQRVLVIGRRGGPEFLGSEVARLSYLASLAVTIHTTA, encoded by the coding sequence GTGTTCCTGCTGCGATTGATTCTCCCGGACCGTCCCGGGTCGCTCGGCACGGTGGCCACCGCCCTCGGTGCGGTGAACGCCGACATCCACGCGATCGAGATCGTCGAGCACCGGCGTGAGAACGGCACCGCCGTCGACGACGTCGTGGTCGACCTGCCACCCGGCGTCTTGCCCGACCGGCTCGTCTCGGCCTGCAACAGTGTCGAGGATGTCGAGGTGATCTGGTTCTCCCGGTACGGCGCCGGCGGTGGCCTGCACATGGACCTCGAGGCCGTGGAGCAGATGACATCCGCGCCGCGTGAGGCGATCGACATCCTGGTCGAGCAGGCGCCCGCCGTCCTGCACGCCGACTGGGCCGCGCTGCTGGACGGTACCGGCGGCGAGGTGAAGGTGGCGCTGGAGACCAGCGCGACACCGGAGTTCGACGGCCTCGCCGATCCGTGGCTGCCGTTGGCGAAGGCGACCACCCTCGCCCCGCCCGCCAACCACAAGGGCCTGTCCGAGTCGGTCCTGGTCGCGTCGCCGCTGGAGTCCGACCAGCGCGTCCTGGTGATCGGCCGTCGTGGCGGGCCCGAGTTCCTCGGCTCCGAGGTGGCCCGGCTGAGCTACCTGGCCAGCCTCGCGGTCACCATCCACACCACCGCCTGA
- a CDS encoding methionine synthase vitamin-B12 independent yields the protein MTTTGLGSLPGEDIREWIKVVLEAVDTPFLPELPARPYGDMVSRTVAVLTELAVDLQPAGWRLTGGTDPRASLDQRRARSLVQEDLDVLEELADGYTGPFKIQLTGPWTLATTVELPRGDKVLADHGARRDLAEALAYGVNEHAAEVRRRVPGADLIVQLDEPGLPAVLAGAVPTASGWSKHRSVDGPGAVDLLTRVIEAAAPAHTVVHCCAARPPIEVFTKAEAEGIAVDLALLTEPAWEQIAIAVEAGKTLYAGVVPTTGTIPNQEQAADPLIRKWRQLGLDPELLKRVVITPACGLAGAPSPADARTRLDLLRKTADVVAEAAEE from the coding sequence ATGACCACCACCGGACTCGGTTCGCTCCCGGGTGAGGACATCCGCGAGTGGATCAAGGTGGTGCTCGAGGCGGTCGACACACCGTTCCTCCCGGAGCTTCCGGCCCGGCCGTACGGCGACATGGTGAGCCGGACGGTGGCGGTACTGACGGAGCTCGCCGTGGACCTGCAGCCGGCCGGATGGCGGTTGACGGGTGGGACGGATCCGCGGGCGAGCCTGGACCAACGGCGGGCGCGGTCCCTGGTGCAGGAGGACCTCGACGTCCTGGAGGAGCTGGCCGACGGGTACACGGGCCCCTTCAAGATCCAGCTGACCGGGCCGTGGACCCTGGCGACGACCGTCGAGCTTCCGCGCGGTGACAAGGTGCTCGCGGACCACGGCGCTCGGCGGGACCTGGCCGAGGCGCTCGCGTACGGGGTGAACGAGCACGCGGCCGAGGTACGTCGCCGTGTCCCCGGTGCGGACCTGATCGTCCAACTGGATGAGCCCGGGCTCCCCGCGGTACTGGCGGGCGCGGTGCCGACGGCGAGTGGGTGGAGCAAGCACCGCTCGGTGGACGGCCCTGGTGCGGTCGACCTGCTGACCCGGGTGATCGAGGCGGCCGCACCGGCGCACACCGTGGTCCACTGTTGCGCCGCGCGTCCGCCGATCGAGGTGTTCACCAAGGCGGAGGCCGAGGGCATCGCCGTCGACCTCGCCCTGCTGACCGAGCCCGCCTGGGAGCAGATCGCGATCGCGGTCGAGGCCGGCAAGACCCTGTACGCCGGGGTGGTCCCGACCACGGGCACGATCCCGAACCAGGAACAGGCCGCGGACCCGCTGATCCGCAAGTGGCGGCAGCTCGGCCTCGATCCCGAGCTGCTCAAGCGGGTCGTGATCACCCCCGCGTGCGGACTTGCTGGCGCTCCGTCACCGGCCGACGCGAGGACCCGCCTCGACCTGCTGCGCAAGACGGCCGACGTGGTCGCCGAAGCCGCCGAGGAGTAG